Proteins encoded within one genomic window of Solea senegalensis isolate Sse05_10M linkage group LG11, IFAPA_SoseM_1, whole genome shotgun sequence:
- the LOC122777350 gene encoding telomere zinc finger-associated protein-like has translation MTHLKRNHAQSVLSSLNQQRAAGKFCDATLNVGDGVVHLAHRNILACFSELFQQLNSPAATCTEICLQECPSDGLELLLNFLYTGELKLDLDNLDKVQHAAASLCVPEALVLCQQFQRTPADPVPVKRKRGRPRKTQSDTTSHCSVKEEEKVHTDTKKEFGINTDSATINVAATTATTTTRSGRVVKGPRRLVTDESPSTDLIACENTSKQAENIPAETESCDVVDNQSPHQPAGKTEIADLQIAINDSSVRQENEAAEEDDDIGEFEPITEGSDEEYVPIAEPASSSTASSTARRRNVQSKTMKNEKEETVEEDSKKDSVQCPVCEKSFKSKYYLKVHNRRHTGEKPFGCLKCGKKYFRKENLLIHEIRNCDKVMTYKCSMCSSTFNTKEQLRLHIVSHTGYMPHKCSLCPEQFMYKKNLTLHMMKIHSYPKPHACPQCPKTFLTRTELRVHEAAKHRGEKPFVCEECGHRASSRNGLQMHIKAIHRNERPFVCTLCGHAFSQKNNLNMHMRIHSGEKPYQCHLCGKTFRTQASLDKHHRTHTGERPFSCDICEQRFTEKGALVRHKASKHEEGRPHCCHICGKTFKAKEQLNVHLRRHKGMRKFECSDCGYRFTRQAHLRRHVQIHKRTENYNPRQRKLRNMVVQDINESLGDSDSSETTGAPLTTEETEYVQDTSDNKEPANQGTDDSPGLSSSCIVRVEIGSSDEVMEVVVPDQNLVCAEAAENFSVPDVMQQTQLVTEEFESTVDMEGIENISERNED, from the exons ATGACGCATTTGAAGAGGAACCATGCACAGAGTGTACTCTCCTCcctaaaccagcagagggcagcagggAAATTTTGTGATGCAACACTGAATGTGGGAGATGGGGTGGTACACTTGGCCCATCGCAACATCCTGGCCTGTTTCAGTGAACTGTTCCAGCAGCTCAACTCGCCTGCTGCAACATGCACAGAGATCTGCCTGCAGGAGTGTCCCAGCGATGGCCTGGAGCTGCTCCTAAACTTCCTCTACACTGGAGAGCTGAAGCTGGATCTAGATAACCTGGACAAGGTGCAGCATGCTGCAGCCAGCCTGTGTGTGCCAGAGGCACTTGTACTTTGTCAGCAGTTCCAGAGAACGCCTGCGGATCCTGTGCCCGTGAAGCGTAAAAGAGGCAGACCAAGAAAGACCCAATCAGATACAACCTCTCATTGTTCagtcaaagaagaagagaaggtgcatacagacacaaaaaaggagTTTGGTATTAACACTGACTCAGCCACCATTAATGTAGCTGCCACAACTGCAACAACCACCACCCGCTCTGGCCGTGTAGTGAAGGGCCCCAGGAGACTTGTGACTGATGAGAGTCCGTCCACTGATTTAATAGCCTGTGAAAACACCAGCAAACAGGCCGAGAACATTCCTGCGGAGACAGAAAGTTGTGATGTTGTGGATAATCAGAGTCCCCATCAGCCAGCGGGTAAAACTGAG ATAGCTGATCTTCAGATTGCCATAAATGACAGTAGTGTTCGTCAGGAAAATGAGGCGgcagaggaagatgatgatatTGGGGAGTTTGAGCCAATCACTGAAGGCTCAGATGAGGAATATGTGCCCATCGCAGAGCCTGCGTCTTCATCAACAGCTTCATCAACAGCGCGAAGACGCAATGTTCAAAGTAAGACGATGAAAAATGAGAAGGAAGAAACCGTGGAAGAAGATTCCAAGAAGGATTCTGTGCAGTGTCCCGTCTGTGAAAAATCCTTCAAGAGCAAATACTACCTGAAAGTCCACAACAG ACGACATACAGGGGAGAAGCCCTTTGGTTGCCTTAAATGTGGGAAGAAGTACTTCCGGAAGGAGAATCTTTTAATACACGAGATCAGAAATTGTGATAAAGTCATG ACGTACAAATGCTCGATGTGCTCCTCCACCTTTAATACAAAAGAACAGCTACGTCTGCACATTGTGTCCCACACTGGATACATGCCTCACAAG tgTTCATTGTGTCCTGAACAATTTATGTACAAGAAAAACTTGACGCTTCACATGATGAAGATCCACAGTTACCCAAAACCACACGCA TGTCCCCAGTGCCCCAAAACCTTCTTAACTCGGACGGAGCTGCGCGTGCACGAAGCAGCCAAACATCGAGGTGAAAAGCCGTTTGTGTGCGAGGAGTGCGGCCATCGAGCATCGAGTCGAAATGGCCTGCAGATGCATATCAAAGCCATTCACAG AAACGAACGACCATTTGTTTGCACCTTATGTGGCCATGCGTTCTCCCAGAAGAACAACCTCAACATGCATATGCGTATACACAGTGGTGAGAAGCCGTATCAGTGTCATCTCTGTGGGAAAACCTTCAGGACACAAG CCAGTCTAGATAAACACCACCGGACACACACCGGTGAGCGTCCCTTCAGTTGTGACATCTGTGAGCAGCGGTTCACAGAGAAAGGCGCCCTCGTCCGACACAAGGCCAGCAAGCACGAGGAAGGTCGTCCCCACTGCTGTCACATATGTGGCAAAACCTTCAAAG CCAAGGAGCAGCTCAATGTTCACCTGCGGCGCCACAAAGGCATGAGGAAGTTTGAATGCAGCGACTGCGGCTACAGGTTCACTCGACAG GCTCACCTCAGACGGCACGTTCAAATCCACAAACGCACTGAGAACTACAATCCCCGGCAGAGGAAACTGAGGAACATGGTCGTGCAGGATATTAATGAAAGTTTAGGGGACAGTGACTCATCTGAAACGACAGGAGCCCCTCTGACCACTGAAGAGACGGAGTATGTTCAAGACACCAGTGACAACAAGGAACCCGCAAACCAAGGGACTGACGACTCACCAGGCCTCAGTTCCAGCTGCATCGTGAGGGTGGAGATTGGCTCGAGTGATGAGGTGATGGAGGTGGTGGTGCCCGACCAGAACCTGGTATGTGCCGAGGCGGCAGAAAATTTCTCTGTGCCTGATGTCATGCAGCAAACGCAGCTGGTCACAGAGGAATTTGAGTCTACAGTGGACATGGAGGGAATCGAGAATATATCAGAGAGGAACGAGGACTAA
- the LOC122777166 gene encoding UDP-glucuronosyltransferase 2B17-like, translated as MGSYPALAVILLFSATLFSRCNGGKVLVYPVDGSHWLNMKILVEELHSRGHEITVLRSNTSWYVSEFSPHYSSITVPQEQAQNLESQSFMTNFLKRSLEINQNKGSLWAFLDFYNHLFTMMYENQRIVAKLVIDIFENKTMVEELKKTRYDVFLTDPVFPGGVLVAHYLQLPLVFNVRWILNGDAHFAFAPSPLSYIPQLFSSYSDKMDIFQRINNIVYHSALVYMYYYVASPPYQAVCDKYFGKDVDLMSLMQGADLWLMRVDFIFEFPRPTMPNVIYIGGFQGKPAKSLPKDLEEFVQSSGEHGVVIMTLGTLLNDIGPELSEIIASAFANLPQKFVWRHNGKRPDTLGNNTMLVEWLPQNDLLGHPKTKAFMTHGGTNGIYEAIYHGVPVLGMPLIFDQYDNMVRLRARGVAEIVEVTTLDVDTLTSALKNFLDPKNPYKQNMMKLSELHQDKPMKPLESAMFWVEFVMRHKGAAHLRTESYKMPWYAYHGLDVMAVFGAFGLLIVTLVWAFCKCLIGRFVSTKISKNKSKSE; from the coding sequence ATGGGGTCATATCCAGCTCTGGCAGTCATTCTGCTCTTTTCAGCAACTCTGTTCTCCAGGTGTAATGGTGGAAAAGTGCTGGTCTACCCCGTTGATGGGAGCCACTGGCTTAACATGAAAATCCTGGTGGAGGAGCTTCATTCTCGGGGCCATGAAATCACAGTCCTACGCTCAAACACGAGCTGGTACGTTTCTGAATTCTCACCCCACTACAGCTCCATTACCGTCCCCCAGGAGCAGGCCCAAAACTTAGAGAGTCAGTCCTTCATGACCAATTTCTTGAAGAGGTCATTAGAGATCAATCAAAATAAAGGCTCATTATGGGCATTTCTGGACTTCTACAACCATCTGTTCACAATGATGTATGAGAACCAGAGAATTGTGGCAAAACTGGTCATCGATATTTTTGAGAATAAGACGATGGTAGAGGAGCTGAAGAAAACCAGATATGATGTTTTCCTGACTGACCCAGTATTTCCAGGTGGTGTGCTGGTGGCACACTACCTTCAACTCCCCTTGGTTTTTAATGTACGTTGGATTTTAAATGGAGATGCTCACTTTGCCTTCgctccttctcctctgtcctACATCCCTCAACTGTTCTCCAGTTACTCTGACAAGATGGACATCTTTCAAAGAATCAATAATATAGTCTATCATAGCGCACTGGTTTACATGTACTACTATGTCGCAAGTCCACCTTACCAGGCCGTGTGTGATAAATATTTTGGAAAAGACGTCGACCTCATGTCTCTCATGCAAGGAGCAGATCTATGGCTGATGCGAGTAGACTTTATATTTGAGTTCCCTCGGCCCACCATGCCCAATGTCATCTACATTGGAGGGTTCCAGGGTAAGCCCGCTAAATCTCTTCCAAAAGATTTAGAAGAATTTGTGCAGAGTTCTGGAGAACACGGCGTGGTCATCATGACTCTGGGGACCCTGCTGAATGACATTGGCCCTGAGCTATCAGAGATCATCGCCTCAGCATTTGCCAACCTCCCCCAGAAATTTGTGTGGCGACACAACGGCAAACGTCCAGACACACTGGGAAACAATACCATGTTGGTGGAATGGCTGCCTCAAAATGATCTACTCGGTCACCCCAAAACCAAGGCTTTTATGACACACGGGGGTACTAATGGCATTTATGAGGCCATCTACCATGGTGTCCCAGTTCTGGGAATGCCTCTTATCTTCGACCAGTATGATAACATGGTGCGTTTAAGGGCTCGGGGAGTAGCAGAGATTGTTGAAGTGACAACTTTGGATGTTGACACTCTGACAAGTGCTCTTAAGAATTTTCTGGACCCAAAGAATCCCTACAAACAAAATATGATGAAACTCTCAGAGCTTCACCAGGACAAACCGATGAAACCGTTAGAGAGTGCCATGTTCTGGGTGGAGTTTGTCATGAGGCACAAAGGAGCAGCACATCTGCGCACAGAGTCATACAAGATGCCCTGGTATGCCTACCACGGTCTAGATGTGATGGCAGTTTTTGGAGCATTTGGTCTGTTAATTGTAACACTGGTCTGGGctttctgtaaatgtttaattggACGTTTTGTATCGactaaaatatcaaaaaacaaatccaagaGTGAATAG
- the LOC122777167 gene encoding P2Y purinoceptor 1-like, translated as MKSLPRKWKKLGNINVFVFNLGLANILYLPTLPFLVNYYFRRSEWIFGATFCKITRFCFNLNLYGTIEFLTCISVYRYLAIVHPLKVLGRITVKHSVAVSVLVWLLVGVQSLPDMFYSKTKKGQNKCYHTTSTYYVEDYLKYSLGWTLTGFCIPFLITLGCYGHVIVVVFRKNTTDKILKQRILRFLFILIVLFSVCYIPYHVLKNLTLTSRVLQKQRICHGWSNGVHIAHQISRGLVCLNSALNPLVYLHVSEDIPDQFRRLLQRVSHMFNFSPVAQNAPEVQI; from the coding sequence ATGAAATCCTTGCCACGGAAATGGAAGAAACTGGGAAAcatcaatgtgtttgtttttaaccttgGACTTGCAAATATTTTGTATCTGCCCACGCTTCCATTTTTGGTGAATTATTACTTTCGAAGGAGTGAATGGATCTTTGGAGCTACTTTCTGCAAGATAACAAGATTCTGCTTCAACCTGAATTTATATGGCACCATCGAGTTCCTTACTTGTATCAGTGTGTACAGGTACCTGGCTATTGTTCATCCTTTGAAAGTATTGGGAAGAATAACTGTCAAGCATTCGGTCGCTGTCTCAGTCCTGGTTTGGCTGTTGGTGGGTGTCCAAAGTCTTCCAGACATGTTCTACTCCAAAACCAAAAAGGGCCAAAACAAATGCTATCACACCACTTCTACATACTATGTTGAGGATTATCTGAAATACAGCCTTGGATGGACACTGACTGGATTTTGTATCCCATTCCTCATCACACTGGGCTGTTACGGACATGTGATTGTTGTAGTCTTCCGCAAAAATACCACTGACAAGATACTCAAACAAAGAATCTTAAGGTTTTTGTTCATCTTGATTGTCCTTTTCTCAGTTTGTTACATCCCCTATCACGTATTGAAGAATCTCACCCTCACATCAAGAGTTCTGCAAAAACAGAGGATCTGCCATGGATGGTCCAATGGAGTCCACATTGCTCATCAGATAAGTCGAGGCCTTGTGTGTTTGAACAGTGCTCTCAACCCTCTGGTTTACCTGCATGTCAGTGAGGACATTCCTGATCAGTTCAGACGGCTGCTGCAGCGAGTCTCTCACATGTTCAACTTTTCGCCCGTGGCACAAAATGCACCCGAAGTTCAAATTTAG
- the LOC122777169 gene encoding P2Y purinoceptor 1-like, with protein sequence MNRTSCPRVSFEFTSKFLPPVLILVFIVGLVANGWGLKSLLHNWRKLGNVNVFVLNLGLADVLYLLTLPFLMVYYFRRSEWIFGATFCKMTRFCFNLNLYGTIGFLTCISVYRYLAIVHPMKVLGRVTVKHSVTVSVLVWLLVGVQSLPDMFYPKSGNNAWKCYETTHDDFVEDYLKYSLGWTLTGFCIPFLITLGCYGHVIVILCSKNTTDNILREKCLKLLFILILLFSICYIPYHLFKNLNLWSRVLLKQRICHEWSNGVYIAHQISRGLVCLNSALNPLIYLHGSKDIGTQLVQLLQRARRAFRLLSVTSAQSVRT encoded by the coding sequence ATGAATAGGACAAGTTGTCCTCGTGTCAGCTTTGAATTTACGAGCAAATTCCTGCCTCCTGTTTTAATCTTAGTATTCATTGTTGGCCTGGTTGCTAATGGATGGGGGTTGAAGTCATTGCTACACAACTGGAGGAAACTGGGGAACGTCAATGTGTTTGTTCTCAACCTTGGACTCGCAGATGTTTTGTATCTGCTCACACTTCCATTTTTGATGGTTTACTACTTTCGAAGGAGTGAATGGATCTTTGGAGCTACATTCTGCAAGATGACAAGATTCTGCTTCAACCTGAATTTATATGGCACCATTGGATTCCTTACTTGCATTAGTGTGTACCGGTACTTGGCTATTGTTCATCCAATGAAAGTGTTAGGAAGAGTAACTGTCAAGCATTCAGTCACTGTTTCAGTCCTGGTTTGGCTGTTGGTGGGTGTTCAAAGTCTTCCAGACATGTTCTACCCAAAGTCTGGAAACAATGCTTGGAAGTGCTATGAGACCACCCATGATGACTTTGTCGAAGACTATCTGAAATACAGCCTTGGGTGGACATTGACTGGCTTTTGTATCCCATTCCTGATCACACTGGGCTGTTATGGACATGTAATCGTCATACTCTGCTCTAAAAATACCACTGACAATATACTGAGAGAAAAATGCTTgaagttgttgtttattttgatcCTTCTGTTCTCAATTTGTTACATTCCCTATCATTTATTCAAGAACCTAAATCTGTGGTCAAGAGTTCTGCTAAAACAGAGGATCTGCCATGAATGGTCTAATGGAGTCTACATTGCTCATCAGATAAGTCGGGGCCTTGTGTGTCTGAACAGTGCTCTCAATCCTCTGATTTACCTGCATGGAAGTAAAGATATTGGCACACAGCTCGTACAGCTGCTGCAGCGAGCTCGTCGAGCTTTCAGGCTGCTGTCAGTCACTTCTGCTCAATCTGTCAGGACGTAA
- the mical1 gene encoding F-actin-monooxygenase mical1, with protein sequence MTSQDPVNASHAAFDLFVQAQTCKDVKHHFAELCRLLDINPKDFRTFYIKVKEKLNYWKAKALWTKLDKRASHADYQQGKVCIKNKCLVLGAGPCGLRTAIELSLLGAQVVVLEKRESFTRNNVLHLWPFTIYDLRGLGAKKFYGKFCSGSLDHISIRQLQLILLKVSLLLGVEVHTGVEFQGLIEPSEENGWMAKLLPASHPAATFQFDVFISAGGGSFVPTGFKHKELRGKLAIGITANFINRHTAAEAQVEEISGVARIYNQKFFQDLLTETGIDLENIVYYKDDTHYFVMTAKKKSLLKMGVIKQDHADAEELLAPANVDSEALKRYAHDAANFSTGGKLPDLQFVKSHAGKPDVAVFDFTCMHRAENASLVRERRGKKLLTGLVGDCLVEPFWPLGTGIARGFLAAFDTAWMVRSWGMGVPHFKVLAERESMYQLLSQTTPENTSKNYAGYSINPKTRYQRVNLSAIHANQVQHLYDVDKSQPSSKRQKEKSQDSVHGFEELLKWCQKHTVGYDHVNVKDFTHSWRSGLALCALIHHFRPDLIDMCSLDESNAIHNNQLAFSVLEKELGIPPVMSTADLAKSGQIDKLSMVLYLTQIHDAFTVPAKDKSLHPTGSLPLLKPLTLSRTQSAVFFLSKLKHNSLQRRKEKLAAEKQSSEGETRMGDEDSTAVSSVSPELSPIRDQAPAPEPETSPGVSMTNSEECYFCGQKVYVLERISAEGKFFHRSCFNCHKCNITLRLGGYTFDQATGRFYCELHSEELELANGAESSHEDERTNIENGLSSDDYTLSPSDEEFEHTLDCAPSLPTQTHGSDGQDQHVLVPKEESREPHTSKTPETPTNPPSQAKVAAFTEETEELPYPVPKPRSSRQTTPSLQPSPVAKPRTIHLYNSSSLENNSSPVQTKEIAKTTPDSRPKQSLRKLQLTNEEKNQLINLQSFSADSDSETPGGSSSCSSSSATAGGPSPPKPEGLDGQEEEGYWSGSTASHMREKRNRRCFRRKEMPSGQPRVRSKFSPWNLSSPRISRDTRLSVLIKHPGRVETTFTHAHRTSEEGADGDDDDDDDMFEQDIDLFDEMVVPSDPVEAEKLELMKMKTLERKAKMSELQRFRQAQSIQRRLEEIEVNFKELEEKGVVLEQTLRGEAGSNDSSEMIEDWIQLVHEKNALVSEESDLMVESRQLELEDKQSMLELELRKFMELNDKTTEQKAEEQRLFEQMMEVVDMRDSLVSFLDEKRLKEMSEEQEAFTIMEAKRHSKAGAQVQWD encoded by the exons tgtctcGTGTTGGGTGCAGGACCATGTGGGCTGAGAACGGCCATCGAACTGTCTCTTCTGGGGGCTCAGGTGGTGGTGTTGGAGAAGCGAGAGTCTTTCACCAGGAACAATGTTCTCCACCTGTGGCCCTTTACCATCTACGACCTCCGTGGGCTCGGAGCCAAGAAGTTCTATGGCAAATTCTGCTCTGGCTCTCTGGATCACATCA gcatTCGCCAGCTGCAGTTGATTTTATTGAAAGTGTCTCTTCTCCTCGGGGTGGAGGTGCACACTGGAGTGGAGTTCCAGGGTTTGATTGAGCCCTCAGAGGAAAATG GTTGGATGGCGAAGCTGCTTCCTGCATCTCATCCTGCTGCAACCTTCCAGTTTGATGTCTTCATCTCTGCCGGGGGAGGCAGCTTTGTCCCCACTG GTTTTAAGCACAAGGAGCTGAGAGGCAAGCTGGCTATCGGCATCACAGCTAACTTCAttaacagacacacagctgctgaggCCCAAGTAGAAGAGATCAGTGGCGTGGCACGCATCTACAACCAGAAGTTCTTCCAAGATCTGCTCACTGAGACCG GTATTGATCTGGAGAATATTGTCTACTACAAAGATGACACCCACTACTTTGTCATGACCGCCAAGAAGAAGAGCCTGCTGAAAATGGGGGTCATTAAACAG GACCACGCTGATGCAGAGGAGCTACTGGCTCCAGCAAATGTGGATAGTGAGGCTCTGAAACGCTATGCCCATGATGCAGCAAACTTCTCCACAGGTGGAAAACTACCTGACCTCCAGTTCGTTAAGAGCCATGCTGGCAAGCCAGATGTGGCCGTGTTTGACTTCACCTGCATGCACCGTGCAGAGAACGCCTCACTTGtcagggagaggaggggaaagaaaCTGTTGACGGGTCTTGTTGGAGATTGCTTGGTGGAG CCTTTCTGGCCTCTGGGAACAGGCATAGCCCGTGGCTTCCTAGCTGCTTTTGACACAGCATGGATGGTGAGAAGCTGGGGGATGGGTGTCCCACATTTTAAGGTCCTGGCTGAGCG AGAGAGCATGTACCAGCTCTTGTCCCAGACCACACcagaaaacaccagcaaaaACTACGCTGGTTACAGCATCAACCCCAAAACCAGATACCAGAGGGTCAACCTCTCAGCCATCCACGCCAACCAG GTGCAGCATCTATATGATGTTGATAAATCCCAACCATCAAGcaagagacagaaggagaagagtCAAG ATTCAGTCCACGGTTTTGAAGAGTTGCTGAAATGGtgccaaaaacacactgtaggATACGACCATGTGAATGTCAAAGATTTTACTCATTCTTGGAGGTCTGGACTGGCTCTATGCGCACTGATTCACCACTTCAGACCTGATCTCAT TGACATGTGCTCCCTGGATGAGTCAAATGCTATTCACAACAACCAACTGGCCTTCAGCGTCCTGGAGAAGGAGCTGGGAATCCCTCCAGTCATGTCCACCGCCGACTTGGCCAAGAGCGGTCAGATAGACAAGTTGTCCATGGTTCTCTACCTCACCCAGATCCACGATGCCTTCACTGTGCCAGCAAAAGATAAAAGTTTAC ACCCTACAGGCTCCTTGCCATTGTTGAAGCCTCTGACTCTCTCCCGGACACAGTCGGCTGTCTTTTTCCTGAGCAAGCTGAAGCACAACTCTCTGCAAAGACGTAAA GAGAAGCTGGCAGCAGAGAAACAATCAAGTGAAGGCGAGACAAGGATGGGAGATGAGGATAGT ACGGCAGTGTCTTCTGTGTCCCCCGAGCTCAGTCCTATACGTGACCAAGCTCCAGCGCCTGAGCCTGAAACCAGTCCGGGTGTGTCGATGACAAACAGCGAGGAGTGTTATTTTTGTGGTCAAAAGGTTTACGTGCTGGAGCGCATTAGTGCTGAGGGCAAGTTCTTCCATCGCAGCTGCTTCAACTGCCACAAGTGCAACATTACACTTAGACTGGGGGGATACACCTTTGACCAGGCCACAG GGAGGTTTTACTGTGAGCTGCACTCTGAAGAGCTGGAGCTGGCAAACGGGGCTGAATCTTCTCATGAG GATGAAAGGACAAATATAGAGAATGGGCTTTCCAGCGATGACTATACACTGTCTCCATCAGACGAGGAGTTTGAGCACACTTTGGACTGTGCTCCCTCTTTACCTACACAGACGCATGGTTCTGATGGACAGGACCAGCATGTACTTGTACCCAAAGAAGAGTCCAGAGAACCACATACTTCAAAGACCCCAGAAACCCCTACCAATCCTCCATCTCAAGCCAAGGTAGCAGCTTTCactgaggagacagaggagctTCCTTATCCTGTCCCTAAGCCCCGTTCCTCTCGGCAAACCACACCCAGCCTACAACCTTCCCCAGTAGCAAAACCTCGTACAATCCACCTTTACAATTCCTCAAGTCTAGAAAATAATTCCTCTCCAGtccaaacaaaagaaattgCTAAGACCACACCAGACTCCCGTCCTAAGCAGTCCCTGCGGAAGCTTCAGCTCACCAATGAGGAGAAAAACCAACTGATTAATCTTCAGAGTTTCAGTGCAGACTCAGACTCTGAAACTCCTGGTGGCTCCTCatcctgctcctcttcttcagcAACAGCAGGAGGTCCAAGCCCTCCTAAACCAGAGGGCCTGGACGGCCAAGAAGAGGAGGGCTACTGGAGCGGCAGCACCGCTAGTCACATGCGGGAGAAAAGGAACCGACGGTGCTTCAGGAGGAAAGAGATGCCAAGCGGGCAGCCCAGGGTACGATCAAAGTTTTCCCCCTGGAATCTCTCGTCCCCACGGATCAGCAGAGACACACGTCTCAGTGTCCTCATTAAACATCCAGGGAGAGTGG AAACAACATTCACACATGCCCACAGAACCTCAGAGGAGGGTGCTGATGGagacgacgacgatgacgacgatATGTTTGAACAAGATATTGACCTATTTGATGAGATG GTGGTGCCATCAGACCCTGTTGAGGCTGAGAAGCTGGagttgatgaagatgaagacccTGGAGCGAAAAGCCAAGATGAGTGAATTACAACGATTCCGTCAAGCACAG TCCATCCAGAGGAGACTGGAGGAGATTGAGGTGAATTtcaaggagctggaggagaaaggTGTCGTGCTGGAGCAGACTCTGCGTGGAGAGGCTG gCAGCAATGACTCTTCTGAAATGATCGAGGACTGGATCCAACTTGTTCACGAGAAGAACGCATTGGTTTCTGAGGAGTCTGACCTCATGGTGGA gTCTCGTCAGCTGGAGCTTGAAGACAAGCAGAGTATGTTGGAGTTGGAGTTAAGGAAGTTCATGGAGCTGAATG ACAAAACCACAGAGCAGAAGGCTGAGGAACAGCGACTCTTTGAACAGATGATGGAGGTGGTGGACATGAGGGACTCTCTGGTGTCTTTTCTGGATGAGAAGAGGCTGAAGGAGATGAGCGAGGAGCAGGAGGCCTTCACCATTATGGAGGCCAAACGCCACTCAAAGGCGGGAGCTCAGGTTCAGTGGGATTGA